One window from the genome of Sesamum indicum cultivar Zhongzhi No. 13 linkage group LG15, S_indicum_v1.0, whole genome shotgun sequence encodes:
- the LOC105177670 gene encoding patatin-like protein 2 produces the protein MEKRALFLALNLLTALQFLLFPALSNAQTKGRMVTVLSIDGGGIRGIIPGTILAHLESKLQELDGPNARIADYFDVIAGTSTGGLITAMLSAPGKDNRPVFAASNITNFYLEHCPNIFPESRRNNFVGTITNLVAGPKYDGKYLKSLVQELLGSVKVSQTLTNVVIPTFDLKRLQPIIFTTKDGKANVSKNALLSDVCLGTSAAPTYLPPHYFETQDSDGKRRSFDLVDGGVAANNPTLMAITHISKEILLGKFELVDMQPMDSNRMLVLSLGTGLAQLEEKYNAGDAAKWGLLGWVYNNGATPLLDIYGDASSDMVDIHVSTLFQSLRNEQNYLRIQEDRLAGDASSLDISTIKNMQTLVQIGESLLKKPVSRVNLETGRPEPVHGEGTNEQALARFAKLLSDERKLRSPAYHLCPLVSNLGVDRYEHNMMT, from the exons ATGGAGAAAAGGGCTCTGTTTCTTGCTCTGAATTTGCTTACAGCTCTCCAGTTCCTACTATTTCCAGCACTTTCTAATGCTCAAACCAAGGGAAGAATGGTGACGGTGTTGAGTATTGATGGAGGTGGCATAAGAGGGATAATCCCCGGCACGATTCTAGCCCACCTTGAGTCCAAACTCCAG GAACTAGACGGCCCGAATGCAAGAATTGCAGATTACTTTGATGTGATAGCAGGAACAAGCACAGGCGGTCTGATTACCGCTATGCTCTCTGCTCCTGGTAAAGATAATCGTCCTGTTTTTGCTGCAAGTAACATTACTAACTTCTACTTGGAGCACTGCCCCAATATCTTCCCAGAGAGCAG ACGAAACAACTTTGTGGGCACGATTACGAATTTGGTTGCCGGGCCAAAGTATGACGGGAAGTACCTGAAATCACTGGTTCAGGAGCTATTAGGCAGTGTGAAAGTGAGCCAGACTTTGACAAATGTGGTGATTCCAACGTTTGATCTCAAGCGGCTTCAACCTATTATCTTCACAACCAAAGAT GGAAAGGCAAATGTTTCCAAGAATGCTCTGCTATCAGATGTCTGCCTGGGCACCTCTGCTGCTCCAACTTATCTCCCACCTCACTACTTTGAAACTCAAGATTCGGATGGGAAAAGGCGATCTTTTGATCTTGTTGATGGAGGGGTTGCCGCCAACAATCCT ACTCTAATGGCCATAACACACATTTCCAAAGAAATACTGCTGGGCAAATTTGAACTAGTCGACATGCAACCGATGGACAGCAACAGGATGCTGGTGCTGTCGTTGGGCACCGGCTTAGCCCAACTGGAAGAGAAATATAACGCGGGGGACGCTGCCAAATGGGGCTTGCTCGGCTGGGTATACAACAACGGAGCCACACCGTTGCTCGATATTTATGGGGATGCTAGCTCCGACATGGTCGATATTCATGTCTCCACCCTTTTCCAGTCCCTCCGCAACGAACAAAACTACCTTCGTATTCAG GAGGACAGGTTGGCTGGGGATGCATCATCTCTTGATATTTCAACTATCAAGAATATGCAGACGCTTGTGCAGATAGGGGAGAGCCTGCTGAAGAAGCCGGTTTCGAGGGTGAACCTGGAGACGGGCAGGCCGGAGCCAGTTCACGGAGAGGGAACCAATGAACAAGCTCTGGCCCGGTTTGCCAAGCTTCTCTCTGATGAAAGGAAACTCCGG TCGCCGGCCTACCACCTTTGCCCCCTGGTGTCCAACTTAGGTGTGGATAGATACGAGCACAACATGATGACTTAG
- the LOC105177671 gene encoding patatin-like protein 2, whose amino-acid sequence MVKRAVFLALDLLAALQFLLLPMLSNAQIKGRMATVLSIDGGGIRGIIPGTVLAHLESKLQEIDGPNARIADYFDLIAGTSTGGLLTAMLAAPGNDNRPLYAAKNLTRFYFEHCPKIFPASRRNNFVNIIANLLGGPKYDGKYLKSLIRKLLGNVTVSQTLTNVVIPTFDLKHLQPIIFTTKEGKADVSKNALMSDICLGTSAAPTYLPPHFFETKDAKGKRRTFDLIDGGVAANNPTLMAIVQISREILGGNFELMNMQPMDSSRMLVLSLGTGTPKHEEKYNAREATNWGLLSWLYYKGSTPLIDIYGDASSDIVDIHVSTFFQSFGNEKNYLRIEEDMLSGEAASVDISTTQNMQRLANIGKLLLKKQVCRVNLDTGRQEPVKGVGTNEQALARFAKLLAHEKKSRKKVVPHN is encoded by the exons ATGGTCAAAAGGGCTGTCTTTCTTGCTCTGGATTTGCTTGCAGCTCTCCAGTTTCTACTATTGCCGATGCTTTCTAATGCTCAAATAAAGGGAAGAATGGCGACGGTGTTGAGTATTGATGGAGGCGGCATAAGAGGGATCATCCCTGGAACAGTTCTAGCCCACCTTGAATCCAAACTCCAG GAAATAGATGGTCCGAATGCAAGAATTGCAGATTATTTTGATCTAATTGCGGGAACTAGCACAGGCGGTCTGCTTACCGCTATGCTGGCTGCTCCCGGTAATGATAATCGGCCACTGTATGCTGCCAAAAATCTCACTAGGTTCTATTTCGAGCACTGTCCCAAAATCTTCCCAGCGAGTCG CCGAAACAACTTTGTGAACATCATTGCGAATTTGCTTGGCGGCCCAAAGTATGATGGGAAGTACCTGAAATCATTGATTCGGAAACTGCTAGGCAATGTGACAGTGAGCCAGACGTTGACGAATGTAGTGATCCCCACATTTGATCTCAAGCACCTGCAACCTATTATCTTCACCACCAAAGAG GGAAAGGCAGATGTTTCCAAGAATGCTCTAATGTCAGACATCTGCCTGGGGACCTCTGCTGCTCCTACTTATCTCCCGCCTCACTTTTTTGAGACCAAAGACGCAAAGGGAAAAAGGCGAACCTTTGATCTCATCGATGGAGGGGTTGCTGCAAACAATCCA ACCTTAATGGCCATTGTACAGATTTCCAGAGAAATCTTGGGGGGGAACTTTGAACTAATGAACATGCAGCCGATGGACAGCAGCAGGATGCTGGTGCTGTCATTAGGCACCGGCACGCCCAAACATGAAGAGAAGTATAATGCAAGAGAAGCGACCAACTGGGGCTTGCTCAGCTGGCTATACTACAAGGGATCCACCCCACTGATCGATATTTATGGAGACGCTAGTTCTGACATAGTCGATATCCATGTCTCGACCTTTTTCCAGTCCTTTGGCAACGAAAAGAATTACCTTCGTATTGAG GAGGATATGTTGTCTGGGGAGGCAGCATCTGTTGATATCTCAACCACACAGAATATGCAGAGACTTGCCAATATAGGTAAATTGCTGCTGAAGAAACAGGTTTGTCGAGTGAATTTGGATACGGGCAGGCAGGAGCCGGTTAAAGGGGTAGGCACAAACGAGCAAGCTTTGGCCCGCTTTGCAAAGCTGCTAGCCCATGAGAAGAAGTCCCGGAAGAAAGTTGTTCCACATAATTAA
- the LOC105177672 gene encoding peptidyl-prolyl cis-trans isomerase CYP40 isoform X2 has product MVNPRCYLDISIGGEMEGRIVVELYKDVVPKTAENFRALCTGEKGISPHTGRPLHYKGSHFNRIVKGFMIQGGDISDGHGVAGESIYGVKFEDENFELKHSRKGMLSMANSGPNTNGSQFFIVTTQATHLDGKHVVFGKVIRGLGVVRAIEYVSTIDNCCPTIDVVVIDCGEIPEGADDGTINFFRDGDLYPDWPMDLDPKPNDVIWMITAVDSIKVLGNEWYKKHEYKMAIRKYRKALKYLDSCWEMKDIDQVQCDSLRKTKSQILTNSSVCKLKLGDLKGALLDADFAIRDGEANAKAFYRQGQVVLRKSYLLQRRRLLIGVNRRKKLIQECFSKN; this is encoded by the exons ATGGTGAATCCTAGGTGCTATTTGGATATCAGTATTGGAGGAGAAATGGAGGGGAGAATAGTGGTGGAGTTATACAAAGATGTGGTGCCTAAAACTGCTGAGAATTTTAGAGCTCTCTGTACTGGGGAGAAGGGCATCAGCCCTCACACTGGCCGTCCCCTCCATTACAAG GGTTCACACTTTAATCGTATTGTCAAAGGGTTTATGATCCAAGGGGGTGATATATCTGATGGACATGGAGTGGCTGGAGAATCCATTTATGGAGTGAAATTtgaagatgaaaattttgagcTCAAACACTCAAGGAAAGGGATGCTATCAATGGCTAACTCTGGTCCAAATACCAACGGGtctcaatttttcattgtTACAACCCAGGCTACTCACCTGGATGGAAAGCATGTTGTCTTTGGTAAGGTGATCAGAGGATTAGGGGTGGTTCGTGCAATTGAGTATGTTTCAACAATAGACAACTGCTGTCCCACCATCGATGTTGTGGTCATTGACTGTGGAGAAATTCCTGAGGGCGCAGATGATGGGACAATTAATTTCTTTAGAGATGGTGATTTATACCCTGATTGGCCAATGGATCTTGATCCCAAACCCAATGATGTCATTTGGATGATTACTGCTGTAGACTCCATCAAAGTCTTGGGAAATGAGTGGTACAAG AAGCATGAGTACAAGATGGCAATAAGAAAGTATCGTAAGGCCCTCAAATATCTGGATTCATGCTGGGAGATGAAAGACATTGATCAAG TGCAGTGCGATTCTCTGAGGAAAACAAAGTCTCAAATCCTAACGAATAGTTCA GTCTGCAAGTTGAAGTTAGGAGATCTTAAAGGAGCACTGCTGGATGCAGACTTTGCTATTCGTGATGGAGAAGCTAATGCAAAAGCTTTCTACCGCCAAGGCCAG GTGGTATTAAGAAAGAGCTATCTATTGCAAAGAAGAAG ATTGCTGATAGGCGTGAACAGGAGAAAAAAGCTTATTCAAGAATGTTTCagtaaaaattga
- the LOC105177672 gene encoding peptidyl-prolyl cis-trans isomerase CYP40 isoform X1, translating to MVNPRCYLDISIGGEMEGRIVVELYKDVVPKTAENFRALCTGEKGISPHTGRPLHYKGSHFNRIVKGFMIQGGDISDGHGVAGESIYGVKFEDENFELKHSRKGMLSMANSGPNTNGSQFFIVTTQATHLDGKHVVFGKVIRGLGVVRAIEYVSTIDNCCPTIDVVVIDCGEIPEGADDGTINFFRDGDLYPDWPMDLDPKPNDVIWMITAVDSIKVLGNEWYKKHEYKMAIRKYRKALKYLDSCWEMKDIDQVQCDSLRKTKSQILTNSSVCKLKLGDLKGALLDADFAIRDGEANAKAFYRQGQAYMALNNIDAAVHSFSKALELEPTDGGIKKELSIAKKKIADRREQEKKAYSRMFQ from the exons ATGGTGAATCCTAGGTGCTATTTGGATATCAGTATTGGAGGAGAAATGGAGGGGAGAATAGTGGTGGAGTTATACAAAGATGTGGTGCCTAAAACTGCTGAGAATTTTAGAGCTCTCTGTACTGGGGAGAAGGGCATCAGCCCTCACACTGGCCGTCCCCTCCATTACAAG GGTTCACACTTTAATCGTATTGTCAAAGGGTTTATGATCCAAGGGGGTGATATATCTGATGGACATGGAGTGGCTGGAGAATCCATTTATGGAGTGAAATTtgaagatgaaaattttgagcTCAAACACTCAAGGAAAGGGATGCTATCAATGGCTAACTCTGGTCCAAATACCAACGGGtctcaatttttcattgtTACAACCCAGGCTACTCACCTGGATGGAAAGCATGTTGTCTTTGGTAAGGTGATCAGAGGATTAGGGGTGGTTCGTGCAATTGAGTATGTTTCAACAATAGACAACTGCTGTCCCACCATCGATGTTGTGGTCATTGACTGTGGAGAAATTCCTGAGGGCGCAGATGATGGGACAATTAATTTCTTTAGAGATGGTGATTTATACCCTGATTGGCCAATGGATCTTGATCCCAAACCCAATGATGTCATTTGGATGATTACTGCTGTAGACTCCATCAAAGTCTTGGGAAATGAGTGGTACAAG AAGCATGAGTACAAGATGGCAATAAGAAAGTATCGTAAGGCCCTCAAATATCTGGATTCATGCTGGGAGATGAAAGACATTGATCAAG TGCAGTGCGATTCTCTGAGGAAAACAAAGTCTCAAATCCTAACGAATAGTTCA GTCTGCAAGTTGAAGTTAGGAGATCTTAAAGGAGCACTGCTGGATGCAGACTTTGCTATTCGTGATGGAGAAGCTAATGCAAAAGCTTTCTACCGCCAAGGCCAG GCATATATGGCACTCAATAACATTGATGCAGCCGTTCACAGTTTTAGCAAAGCATTAGAATTGGAGCCAACTGATG GTGGTATTAAGAAAGAGCTATCTATTGCAAAGAAGAAG ATTGCTGATAGGCGTGAACAGGAGAAAAAAGCTTATTCAAGAATGTTTCagtaa
- the LOC105177673 gene encoding peroxidase 10, whose amino-acid sequence MKQRASAFLAIPLVCLLFQITFSSSQLDYKFYDSTCPNLAKIVRNGVLSAIVNETRIAASLLRLHFHDCFVDGCEGSVLLDDSSNFTGEKNAFPNRNSARGFEVIDAIKENVEKACPSTVSCTDILTLAARDAVFLTGGPFWQVALGRRDGLTANETAANTDLPSPFEPLENITAKFVSKGLDLKDMVVLSGGHTIGFAQCSTFKPRLFNFDGAGNPDPILDESLLASLRIVCPNQDDSDTNLVALDAATSSKFDNSYFRSLVNNSGILQSDQDLMGDNQTAALVLSYSKFPFLFSKDFGKSMAKMSCIGVLTGQEGEIRKNCRVVN is encoded by the exons ATGAAACAAAGGGCTTCTGCATTCTTGGCTATTCCTTTGGTTTGCCTTTTGTTTCAGATTACGTTTAGTAGTAGTCAGCTTGATTACAAGTTTTACGACAGTACTTGTCCCAACCTGGCCAAGATTGTCAGAAACGGAGTTTTATCAGCCATAGTCAATGAGACGAGGATTGCTGCCTCTCTTCTCCGCCTACATTTCCATGACTGTTTCGTTGAT ggCTGTGAAGGATCTGTCTTACTTGATGATAGCAGCAACTTCACGGGAGAGAAGAATGCGTTCCCTAATAGGAATTCAGCCCGCGGGTTTGAAGTCATTGatgcaataaaagaaaacgtTGAGAAAGCTTGCCCGTCGACTGTCTCTTGCACTGATATACTGACTCTTGCTGCCAGGGATGCTGTCTTtctg ACAGGAGGTCCCTTCTGGCAGGTGGCCTTGGGCCGTCGAGATGGCCTAACTGCAAATGAGACTGCAGCCAACACAGACCTCCCATCACCCTTTGAACCCTTGGAGAATATTACCGCAAAGTTCGTATCCAAGGGCCTTGATTTGAAGGACATGGTAGTTCTTTCAG GCGGCCACACTATCGGCTTCGCCCAATGCTCTACATTTAAACCGAGACTTTTCAACTTCGACGGTGCCGGCAATCCTGACCCGATACTCGACGAATCGCTACTAGCAAGTCTGCGCATCGTTTGCCCGAATCAAGACGATTCCGACACCAACTTGGTTGCATTGGATGCTGCTACTTCGAGCAAGTTCGATAACAGCTATTTCAGGAGCCTTGTCAACAACTCTGGGATTCTGCAATCGGACCAAGATCTCATGGGCGACAATCAGACTGCTGCTTTGGTGTTGAGTTACAGCAAATTCCCCTTTCTATTTTCCAAGGATTTCGGGAAATCGATGGCGAAAATGAGCTGTATTGGTGTTCTTACAGGACAGGAAGGAGAGATACGGAAAAATTGTAGAGTGGTGAATTAG